In Mercenaria mercenaria strain notata chromosome 13, MADL_Memer_1, whole genome shotgun sequence, the DNA window TCTAAAGTGTGATAAAAAATCGAAAGGGAGATCAGTTCTATTGTTTTATAACTAAAGTTTAACATGTCCctcataaaattttgtttaataaacaaaacgaaaagaaaatCACGAAAATATGTATTTGCACAAATTTACAGGATTTCTACTATGTCTGATGAAACAAGtctaatatacaaatgtagtcaCACTAATTGCCTTAATCTTGATTTACGACGAGAACAAAGCGAAACTTGTTTAGGCTTTAATAAAAGAGGCACACTTCACAATAATACAAAGACAATAAGCAAAATGTACAGCGGTTTACCATACATTCACGGAACAAAGACACTCAGCGACAACAACTGACCAATACGTCtgtcaaaaattataaaaattatgcaAATTATGTAACATTTTCTGTCGCACTGCAATACAATTTAGTATTAATTAGGATTTCTTATTAAACAGACTggacttttaaagacatttttgctttttttattctGTAGATTAGTGAAGGAGACAATAAAACGTAGATCGATCATTTAGCATATTTTCGTACGAAAGATTATAAATAAAGGCATGCAAACGTAGTAAATGAGCATCTGTCTCCTCTAACTCAAACGTTTTCCGTTTATCTTCGATCTGTTCTAGCATATTTTTAACAGTACCTCAAAATCCATTTGGTACAAATGTTCTGAAATCATTGTAACTTCTTTTATTACCACTTTCCAAATCTGCAGAAGGTGTTATTTTGTATCTATTTTATACTGGTGATactgtttcttttgtttgtttgtttgttttgggtttaacgccgtttttcaacagtatttcagttatgtaacggcgggcagttaacctaaccagtgttaaacacaaacttgttctccgcaagtaactgccaactttacCACATAACCtaaagtggaggacgaatgattttagacacaatgtcatttatcaaatcattaCGGAGACcaatacgccccgcccggggatcgaacatATGACCTTGTGATTTGTAGATCTGGTCTCTCCCAATTGACTTAAGCGAGCGGGCTTGATGCAGTGTCGTAACACCTTATCGTGTATAAGTGTATTCGGAATTAGACATGTCTAGCCAACAGTCAAATAAAGTAGCTTTATATTTACATAATCCCAAAACCCTTACACAGAAAACAATCACACACTATAAAGCCTTTCCCAGAACCAGAATACAGCATAAGATTGTCATTTATGAGTATAAAAATGCAAGCATCTAGTTTATGTTATCTCAAAGAAGAACAAAGTTATTTTATTATGCAACGAAAAATACTATTACACACATGCTTGTGCATAAGCTTGAATGGCAAATGTGCGTGGAAAATAATTGTTCTTTTCATCCAAATATTAGGATTTTCAAAGTAGACATGATATATTTTCAGTCTGTCGGTTGTTTCATCTTTTCCGATGCCCTAACATACATAATTTTATGGAGTGGGCGGGGTTTTGATTGTTATGCATAAAATGTATaccctttcaaaattttaattatatgcatatATTATAGAGAGGTTCGTGTGTCTGGCTAGTTTACTCCAACCTTTAACCTTTTACAATATTATcaattaaatacaatttttttccGATTACATCGCGTTAATGCACACAAGAAAATTAAAACCTATTGAAGCTGTCATTACATGTACAATGtagggaaaaaaaggaaaaaaacacaacacccgatatgcatttctgtatatacacatatattgaatCTCTGTAGCTCTTATTCGAGAGAGGTACGAACGTTTAACTTCGAGATAATCGAAATTGGACTTAAGGTATTAGAACCCTAatagaaatgttaaaaattgGCATTCGCTTGGCATAATtcttgtttcgcactgtgttgcaattttaaacaacttttactgtgtcGTTTTcttttaggcgtaaaaaaatgtttgtttccagtatcccgaactaccctaaatttttggcccgaccctaaatgtttttatggccttggagaatatttttttcaactttttgacaaaaagttgcaaaacagcaatttttatgctttaaatatggtcagtgatgttggaaatcaacttactgatgctctaaaggcataacccccttatttgtattcatttttttgacacaaaaataattttcgaaaagtctcccttaataaaaaaaaccccattaattttgataaaagaaccgtcaaactattggtaaacaattataaaacacaaaatacagcTGTgtccatttctttctttttcaagggtgcctcaagtaaaaagATTTCGTTCAAAATTAAGCTTGGCAGAGGTTAAACCTAGCtacattttttccacaatatgtaatctataGAGTAatggcaaaatagagaacttttactgcatataactcagtattttcaaagatttctaaCTCTGCCCCAATCTGTTTCAGAGGAATGTTaacttttaacagcaagaaatcacttatcaaatgaaaacaaatcacctttgtacaacaaatcaataataagtctcgaaaaaagtaaaaacgtgctagaagaaaaggaaaatacGGAAAACAATGTAAGTTAAAGTAGGCTTATTGTGTATAGAATACTCTGCAAAAGTAGGTACACTAATACAGATCCAATACATTAAAGCTTACAACTGTAGGTAGAGTTTGTACTCGGGGTCATAAGTATTTCAAAGCAGAATGGCATAACTTAATATATATCACAATGAAACTAAAGTCTGACTGTCTGCTAATGAGTCATCTATTTCTTTCCAAGCATTACAGATACAGGCGTGACGATTTCTTTGTTCTCTTGATACGACTGGAAACAGTAGGCTTGCATTAGCCCGGAGAATATAGCTCCCTGAATCCAACCATTAGACCAGGACAATGCCTCTCCAGCTAAGTAGACGGCGCCTGTCGGTTGTGTCAGGCTTTTCATATGATCTATGTACTCATAGGGCTTTAAATTCGCGAAAGCACCTTGGGAGGTGGGATCGCTGTACCATGCCTGAACGGTTCCAACCTCAAATTCGTGCTTTATTTCGGGATGGATCTTGCTTATGTCATGTACGGCACTGCGAATAGCAAGATCTTTTGGTTGTGAACCATACGCCAACGCATTGTCTTGCCAAGTATATACCATCAGCACTCCTCTTTCGTTGTCTCCAATTCCGGAGCTGTCGTAATCCGGGTAATGTAACTGTCCGATCATCATGTCAGTTTTGCTGAAACCTCCATGACCTACGTCTTTCTGCCAGAATCTTTTCTTGCATTGCAGCATTATCTTTGTAGAGGCAGCATACGAAATTTGCGAAATGgctttttgtttttcaatgcTGAACGGTATATCGAGCTGTCGCAGGATTTGTAGCGGTAATGTCAGAATAACGGCATCACCTTCAAATGTTTCCTTGTGTCCCGTACTTGTGTTTTCTCCAGTAACCTTGACCATCTTGGCTTTCTTGTCCTTAACATGTTCAACGTTTTCCACCTTTGTTACCATGATTCCAAACTTGATGTGTTTCGAGAGATCGACAGACGGGTTCCAGCCATTTTCATTCTTTTTAGTGAACGCTTTCGGCAGGGTGTCCATTCCAAGCTTAGGTGTTTTGAGAGGATCTTGCCACCATTTTCCAAGATCCTCTCGAAGATGTGTTGCTATGTCCGTCCCAAGTGTTGGTGTATATGTAGAAACCTGTTATtggaatataaaaataatgaatactaAAACAGAATGATTAAATAAGCATTACGTTTGACATTTATAATGTTCGTTTCAAATTGAGTGGAAGGAGATTGATTTGTTGGATTTTAAGAgacaccaacacaattttaggtcatgcTTTGGTGATAGAAGAAGATATCAGGTGACTCTCTGAGCCTAATTTAAGCACGGATGACACTTTGGTAGAATCCATCGGGGGATGTGAAAGAAAATTAGCAACCTGAACCGCTAAGCTACGACGGTAATAGTTTAATaagtaagttaacagcaaaaAGGCACAATGTTTGGCTTTCTCAAGTAATCTTCAATTTGACATGAACTTACTACTGACTCAAACCGGGGATGtgcttttcttgttttttttggttGTGCTGTTCAAAAGGATCTTCATACAGATTTGATTATTTGGGGGCAAAACTGTTGGAAATTAATCTGGCAATTTTCACAACGTAACTACACACATTTGTATTTGTGAAAAGATACTTGGAAGCATGGAAAGCAACTAGGCaacataatagcaaactcggATCGATTGATTCTGTTCATTAGAAGTAATAAAACTTGCAACACACCTCACGTACGCCTAGCACCGGCTATAAATTCATATACATCGTACCCGATTTGCATTTACAATTCTAACTTACACATATTCAGGTAAACTTCGTATATTCGTTAATTTTTGACGGAAATTCTCTTATCATTTCTTTTGATTAGCAGTAATGTAGTTATTTCGCATATAATACCTTGTAGCATTCAATGGCTTGCTCTGTCCATGGAGTAAGCGGAGAACACTTCATTTCATCGGCACATAACCCTCTTAAGAAATCTTCTGTCGAAAGCTTACTCCATTTATGCAGCCAGTCATGCCATTTCTTCTCTGATGGAGAGGGTCCTAGTTCATCTTTAATCGGTTTCATTGTTGCATCGTAGTATTTAACTGAAAGTCATTAATATGTCATTTATGTTTCTTCTTTGTACTGGTTAAGGAATACTTATAGAATGAAAGACTAACGTATTATCATTATGTAAGTCCAGCCCTCTCGCCAGAAGTGTTTGCACGTCATAGGACATTTAGCACTATGTTTTCCCCATTCTTGAAGTATTTAGTATGCTTTATTCACAAAACTGATAAATCCTAGTCAATGATATATTGCCCTTTTAGCTCttattactaaaaatagaaaggtGGCGAGTTCGATCTTCGGACTAGGCGAATGTTCTCATATATAATTTAAGAGAAGCCAACTAAAGccattcaaaacaaaacaaaatattgtgggAAATGACAtttaacgcaaaaaaaaaaaaaaaagaatttcatggATCATTTACGTATTCCATCAATCTTATATTTTGCTTTGTCCTCCTCAGTTAGATTATCGTCCCAGCCAGGCCAGAATTTGTCActatacattttgttgtttttcttccaaTCTGAAATGAAGTTACATTACTTTTGTATTACACCTTTAAAATTTGAAGTTTGTGATATCTTTAATTCAAAGGTAACAATTATTGTTTGCAAAACACATATGACCACTATGATAACTTAATAGATGCAGACGTAAATCCGTATCAAGTACTATGTGGCTTTGACTTTTGCCTATAGACCATATAATTATTAGGGTTTTCAGTGACCAGAGGGAGTGTTCTCCAGTAAATGTTATTGATAAGAAACCGTTATCAGCCTGAAGGTCCCTGTGATTTGACTTTCAACCTGAAAACGATATGTTTTATCTACAAACCATAAACAATCATCCAATGAACTTTCACGGTCATACACTAGACATGCATTACAATTTACTTTATAACCCTATATatgtttacacattttacattgtttttggCGATATACGGCCTTTTTGTGTCGactcgccgtaaaatctaactcactcacttcAAGGTCATACACGCAACTGTAGACTTAACTGTTGACATTCTGACCCCTCTAATGAAAGGGCTCATGTATTGTTCAATGGAGTTTAAAAGCCGTAGGCCAAAAAGATATCTCGTCACTATTCGCATAATGTGTTTTTCTCTAAAGATTACATTTACCTTTAAACAAATGACTCTGAGACGTAATTTGCCGGCTGGAGGCAATCATTTGAGGGCGTAGTCCCGAGGATTTTCTAGCTGTTGACAGGAAATTGATATTTGTCTCGAGGTCATTACGACATATACTTTGAAGCAATGACCCAGGAAACAACATAGATCATCCGCTGGCCTATGAAATTACGATGTCGGGGTACGTGttgggattacttttatttacactgtgggCAAATCAcaaggattttaaaatttaaaatgtactttaactttctattttttttaaatttatttaaaactttactgaaaaatttttatttttttttttaataatttttttttactaaaattgtgataaaagttttaaagcttttttgAACTACTCCCCGATTTCCGCTTCCTAAAAACCCTAGTACTGGTGTTTTATGAAAATTCATAGTCTAAACTCCAGGGGGCTCAAACCCTACGACCCCGGTTTGAGGGGGCCCGACCCCCATAACCCCCCagccccccccaacccccccttAACTGAATTAATTATTTGAATTAAAAGAGtttaacatgataaaatttgcatttttttatcaTTGGAATAAAAGGGGCCGGGACCAGATTAATTTTCATTGGGAAAACCCCAATCtataagttttctttttaattttaaataaagggtTGATTGactttaagatttttaaagtaatatttgttAACAagtgtgaaaattaaaaaagtacaaTAAAggactttgaagaaaaaaaaaggaaaagaaaacaaaatcgggaaacaatttttaaaactgaattctTTTTTGGGAGACTATTTTTATGATCGATACCCAAGTTAAAAttataatgttaaaaatttttctcaaaataaaaattttttaccaGGATGCTTACAGTTTAAAAGTTTAAGATGATTCAAACAAGTGGTTCAGGAGAAAGGtcgtttaaagggtttttttgggggttttttttgctcGGGCCCGGCCCCCAAAAATCAGTCAACCggaaaagtatttttagaaacatgatTTTTTTGGGAAACATTAAAAcccctcatttgaccttttgccCCTTTGGTTCAGGACGGGTCAATCCGGCCCAATTTAAAACCCCAAGGGTTTTTTCCCCCCCccagtaaaaacctctgatttaaacaaaagatgtttttaaaattaaaaaacatatgcccctttattttaaaaatatttttccacttaaaacttttaaataatctttaaacaCTCCCCCggagaaaaaattgaaaaaagtttggccaattaataaaaacaaaagtaaaaaaaatttggggttttgaatttagaccacatttattttctttttaaatcactcttttacttcctttttTTGTAATcctttacatagaaaaaaaccaACGTTAAAGCccttagaaatgacacaaaatttacCAATcccaataaaaaaattaaaaattatccttttgaaaaaaagaaaatttcaaacaaaaaatccacaGCCCGGGGAAAAAAATGCTGGgatataacaaattaaaaaaggtcaggtttttaaaaatctatccccctttttaataattaaaattaaaaaaacaataatactccctttgaaaaatttaaatttcataaaaaattattttttttaatattggaaaaaaattactttaggagttgtttttaaattttaaaaaaaaatttttaattaaataaattataaacaatgaaaaaaaaaatttatgaaatttaaaaacccaaaaacactttttaaaataaaattaaaacattttaaaaaacccggggtttcaaacttttattttcattgagcTGAGTTGGGGACCTTTTTCCCGGGGAAGTCGTTTCtgactttttcccttttttgtttaaaGGAAATTGGGCTTATGGTTTTGGAGGGGtcgccttgtctgttaacggttacagcctgctgtttTTTACATTGACTGGTTTGACTTTAAAGAATTCTTCCGTAAATTTGTTGTAATCCACTAAATTTCCCTTATTTTTCGTTTTTGGGTCTCTATTTTTTCGAAGGTTTCGGGGGGGCAACGAAAAATGAGGTTGAAGGTGTTTTTGGGGCCTGAAAAAACCGGGGGGGGGTTTTTGGAATGTTTTAGGAAAAACCAGTGTAAGGGTGACCCTTTACAGATGAGgtctttaaaaaaagacaaatggTTCCCCCGGCCCGGGGGGTGTGAACGTAAAAAAATTCTACTGGGCgtgggggttttaaaaaaatgtacacaaaaaggcttttcccttttttaaaaaatattaaacaatattacaatttaaaaacaacaactaaaatcACTAACCTTTTGGGAGTTCTATGGATAGGGCATGTTTTAAtacataatacttttatgttataaaaaataaactcaATGTTTAAAGTTGCCATGGGCATATCCCATGTTGAACATAcgctttcatttatttattaatttttcccccctttaaatttttaaaatttttttccgttaaaaaaaaacacttaattaattaaagtttttaaaaaattttaactcaaaagttttttttctatcaaaatgcatattcATCCGAATGTAAAATCTAATTTTAACTACCCGGGCCAAAAAgcgaaaattttattttgtagattttgggaatcgttataaggatgaatgcCCAAACActgttcttgttttaaaaaataaattttaattttttttttatccctaaattttaaaactgaccCTGTCAAACCCTCgggtttgctttttttttccattttaaaatataCTACCAAATAATCtaaaaaagggatttttaaaCCCCGCTCCAAATAAATTCCCCCccatctaaatataaaatgtattttgggGACTTTTAATGGGTTGACCCGGGTTTTCCCCCCTATAGGCCTGGTCCccgtttaaaaaaatttaatatctattatataaattaaaagttTTTCGACTAAAAACAACCCTTAAAAAGCCCCTCTGGT includes these proteins:
- the LOC128548051 gene encoding L-amino-acid oxidase-like, which encodes MYSDKFWPGWDDNLTEEDKAKYKIDGILKYYDATMKPIKDELGPSPSEKKWHDWLHKWSKLSTEDFLRGLCADEMKCSPLTPWTEQAIECYKVSTYTPTLGTDIATHLREDLGKWWQDPLKTPKLGMDTLPKAFTKKNENGWNPSVDLSKHIKFGIMVTKVENVEHVKDKKAKMVKVTGENTSTGHKETFEGDAVILTLPLQILRQLDIPFSIEKQKAISQISYAASTKIMLQCKKRFWQKDVGHGGFSKTDMMIGQLHYPDYDSSGIGDNERGVLMVYTWQDNALAYGSQPKDLAIRSAVHDISKIHPEIKHEFEVGTVQAWYSDPTSQGAFANLKPYEYIDHMKSLTQPTGAVYLAGEALSWSNGWIQGAIFSGLMQAYCFQSYQENKEIVTPVSVMLGKK